In Musa acuminata AAA Group cultivar baxijiao chromosome BXJ2-3, Cavendish_Baxijiao_AAA, whole genome shotgun sequence, the following proteins share a genomic window:
- the LOC135607916 gene encoding U-box domain-containing protein 44-like — protein sequence MDIMGFGARDELLKRVADSVMLFCADARHVDLEQESFRRFSEYMGLLHALVRELTARRVERTPEWGTTTAALQQLEAEINKVRETLKTYGARSRLSRLLVCRDVLSKLQRSAHEICRAIESLSLGNLDSTLRLKSKAEEIVHGLESVEFKSAAATEAIVTEIANSAAEDGRSRDYTSRLLHQISDAIGATTSASLGREMALLKQEKEEMEARKQHAEALQLAQLIHLLSRTEMIPIPRGEGATPPTSDNFIGSFTCPISGELMQDPVAVVCGHSFERKAILEYFELGQRTCPTCGELLSSQELTRNISLQNSIQEWQKRSLTIKLQNAMSDLASSEPDTLNQALETLLAAMEVPGYIAEISQLNPVTKLVTMLKNNAVNSKSTLKCLCYLANHSAENKEAIAAAGAVRCIVKMFCRGETEPEALQVLLDLSENEKFADLIGNAKDCIPSLVSLAQNSVPAISEKALHVLSRLSSKTHFVIQMARAGHVRPFLTSFQQVNTEGRAQMATALTGMQLLENTARHFESEQFIGTLTKSLYSCVCKPACLGCIKRLTAFPGVVQKLVLDRDIIPALLGLVHSTTSEPQWKQDAVEILISLVGASQPQDYCNNPSLQELHSLHNIHVFLHAASASSPQTKCSCLRLLVLMATKSSDARDLMRCDQSMISRLFSTLSGDHRSGVRLQVLRLIHSIAEEHPGGVPLPPSPEKEGAVNTLVNVFTSSPDMEERTAAAGIIGRLPSDDADIDEMLYRSEILKAIHEVICATQSSSNHHHVTMNEPTPWQPTMVTNCLLENVLASLLRCIEPKRTELQRQALKLDLSTSLIRVLSTASSLAKKQAIIALCHLSHSSDQTMTGSAIDLKDQKDGFFPVSQLQWIFRMKSWCGFSSELSQSLCSVHGSACSRHAFCLVKAGAVGPLVQIVDEAESVACEAALVALETLIREERTACSASMAIAESQGVAAILRVLQHNSSLPTKEKALDLLHSIVKHSEISVQQSPRFKEVLINLLKVEELRKKAALILSQMHDIPQMSSYF from the exons ATGGATATCATGGGATTCGGGGCGAGGGATGAGCTACTGAAACGAGTGGCGGATTCTGTCATGCTGTTCTGCGCCGATGCGAGGCACGTTGATCTCGAGCAGGAGAGCTTCCGGAGGTTCTCCGAGTACATGGGCCTGCTCCATGCGCTCGTCCGAGAACTGACGGCCAGGAGGGTGGAGAGGACGCCGGAGTGGGGAACGACGACGGCGGCGCTGCAGCAATTGGAGGCTGAAATCAATAAGGTCAGAGAAACCCTAAAGACCTACGGCGCAAGGAGTCGGCTGTCTCGGCTGCTCGTTTGCCGCGACGTGCTGTCCAAGCTGCAGCGGTCGGCTCACGAGATATGTAGAGCCATCGAAAGCCTCAGCTTGGGGAACCTGGACTCCACCTTGCGATTGAAGTCCAAGGCGGAGGAGATAGTCCACGGTCTAGAATCCGTGGAGTTCAAATCGGCAGCGGCAACCGAGGCCATCGTTACGGAGATAGCGAATTCGGCGGCGGAGGATGGGAGGAGCAGGGACTACACGTCGAGGCTCCTGCACCAGATATCGGACGCGATCGGTGCCACCACAAGTGCTTCACTTGGACGAGAAATGGCCCTTCTGAAGCAGGAGAAGGAAGAAATGGAGGCCAGGAAGCAGCACGCTGAAGCCCTGCAGCTCGCGCAACTGATACACCTGTTGAGCAGAACAGAGATGATCCCCATCCCAAGAGGCGAAGGCGCCACACCCCCGACGTCAGATAACTTCATCGGATCCTTCACATGCCCAATCAGCGGCGAGCTGATGCAAGACCCGGTCGCCGTTGTTTGTGGACACAGCTTCGAGAGAAAAGCCATCCTTGAATACTTCGAGCTGGGACAGAGAACATGCCCGACCTGTGGAGAGCTGCTATCTTCCCAGGAGCTAACCCGAAACATTTCGCTTCAGAATTCCATTCAGGAATGGCAGAAAAGGAGCTTGACGATTAAGCTGCAGAATGCAATGTCCGACTTAGCCTCGAGCGAACCCGATACGCTCAACCAAGCTCTGGAGACTCTGCTTGCAGCAATGGAGGTGCCCGGTTATATCGCGGAAATCTCCCAGCTAAATCCTGTTACAAAACTAGTAACCATGTTGAAGAACAATGCGGTGAATTCCAAATCAACTCTGAAGTGCCTCTGCTACTTGGCCAATCACTCCGCGGAAAACAAG GAAGCCATTGCTGCAGCAGGAGCTGTGCGGTGCATCGTGAAGATGTTCTGCAGGGGCGAAACCGAACCCGAAGCTCTGCAGGTGCTACTGGATTTGTCTGAGAACGAGAAGTTCGCAGATCTAATTGGGAACGCCAAGGATTGCATCCCCTCCTTGGTCTCTCTCGCTCAGAACTCTGTCCCTGCTATCTCGGAGAAAGCCCTGCATGTGTTAAGCAGGCTATCGTCAAAGACGCATTTTGTCATACAGATGGCGCGAGCTGGACACGTTCGACCTTTTCTCACCTCATTCCAACAAG TCAACACGGAGGGCAGAGCGCAGATGGCCACAGCACTGACAGGGATGCAGCTCCTGGAGAACACCGCGAGACACTTCGAGAGCGAGCAGTTCATCGGCACGCTGACCAAATCGCTCTACTCATGCGTGTGCAAGCCCGCATGCCTCGGCTGCATCAAAAGGTTGACGGCCTTTCCTGGAGTGGTACAGAAGCTGGTGTTGGATAGGGACATCATCCCGGCATTGCTTGGCCTCGTGCACTCTACTACATCCGAGCCACAGTGGAAGCAGGACGCTGTTGAGATCCTGATATCGCTCGTGGGCGCCAGCCAGCCTCAAGACTACTGCAACAATCCAAGCTTGCAGGAGCTGCACTCTCTCCACAACATCCATGTCTTCCTCCACGCCGCATCCGCTTCCTCTCCTCAGACCAAATGTTCCTGCTTGCGCTTGCTCGTCTTGATGGCGACGAAATCCAGTGATGCACGGGACCTGATGCGGTGTGATCAGAGCATGATTAGTCGCCTCTTCTCCACCCTTTCGGGAGATCACCGTAGCGGGGTGAGGCTGCAGGTGCTAAGGCTAATACACAGCATCGCTGAAGAGCATCCGGGAGGAGTTCCTCTGCCACCATCTCCTGAGAAAGAAGGTGCTGTCAACACCCTCGTAAATGTATTCACCAGCTCGCCTGACATGGAGGAGAGAACAGCAGCAGCTGGAATCATCGGTCGGCTTCCATCGGATGACGCCGACATCGATGAGATGCTCTACAGGTCGGAGATCCTGAAAGCCATACATGAAGTCATCTGTGCTACACAGAGCAGCAGCAACCACCACCATGTGACGATGAATGAACCAACACCATGGCAACCAACGATGGTGACCAACTGTCTCCTGGAGAATGTTCTTGCATCGCTGCTTCGCTGCATAGAACCCAAAAGGACAGAGCTCCAGAGACAAGCCCTCAAGCTCGATCTTTCCACTTCACTGATCAGAGTCCTCTCGACAGCCAGCTCGCTTGCCAAGAAGCAGGCGATCATTGCGTTGTGTCACTTATCCCATTCCAGTGACCAGACCATGACGGGCTCGGCCATCGATCTGAAGGACCAGAAAGATGGGTTCTTTCCAGTCTCACAGTTGCAGTGGATCTTTAGGATGAAGTCATGGTGTGGCTTCTCTTCGGAACTGTCTCAAAGCCTCTGTTCCGTGCATGGCTCTGCGTGCTCCCGCCACGCGTTCTGCCTGGTGAAGGCCGGCGCCGTGGGGCCGCTGGTGCAGATAGTGGATGAGGCGGAGTCCGTTGCCTGTGAAGCTGCGCTGGTAGCACTTGAAACCTTGATCAGGGAAGAGAGAACGGCCTGTTCTGCTTCCATGGCCATAGCAGAGAGCCAGGGGGTGGCTGCAATTCTTCGGGTTCTGCAGCACAACTCTTCTCTGCCCACCAAGGAAAAGGCTCTCGACCTGTTACATAGCATCGTGAAGCATTCGGAGATCTCAGTGCAGCAATCCCCACGATTCAAGGAGGTTCTCATCAACCTCCTCAAGGTGGAGGAGCTGAGAAAGAAGGCTGCTTTGATTCTAAGTCAGATGCATGACATACCGCAGATGTCTTCATATTTCTGA